Proteins encoded within one genomic window of bacterium:
- the pal gene encoding peptidoglycan-associated lipoprotein Pal has product MKRSFPWKRAALALFISALVAAGCAKKQTVKSDGTAGGPGAAGSTQSQAAPAPGAGEIKESPSTGTPSASAGGTSAGQSTAMAAPGVAVTEEKPSQFDDVRFDFDKSEVKPEGRKTCQVVADFLKKNSGAKLLIEGHCDERGTSEYNMALGERRATAVMTYLASLGVPKSNLSTVSFGKEKPLDPGHNEEAWAKNRRAHFVLK; this is encoded by the coding sequence GTGGCGGCGGGATGCGCCAAGAAGCAGACGGTGAAGTCTGACGGCACCGCGGGTGGACCGGGCGCGGCGGGCTCGACCCAGTCCCAGGCCGCACCCGCGCCGGGCGCGGGCGAGATCAAGGAATCTCCGTCGACAGGGACGCCGTCGGCTTCCGCGGGCGGCACTTCCGCGGGGCAATCGACGGCGATGGCGGCCCCCGGGGTCGCGGTCACGGAAGAGAAGCCTTCGCAGTTCGACGACGTCCGTTTCGACTTCGACAAGTCCGAGGTGAAGCCCGAGGGCCGCAAGACGTGCCAGGTCGTGGCCGACTTCCTGAAGAAGAACTCCGGCGCGAAGCTCCTGATCGAGGGCCACTGCGACGAGCGCGGCACCTCGGAATACAACATGGCGCTGGGGGAACGCCGCGCGACGGCAGTGATGACCTACCTCGCCTCCCTCGGCGTACCGAAGTCGAATCTCTCCACGGTCAGCTTCGGCAAGGAAAAGCCGCTGGATCCGGGCCACAACGAGGAGGCGTGGGCGAAGAACCGCCGCGCGCACTTCGTCCTGAAATAA